The Triticum aestivum cultivar Chinese Spring chromosome 5A, IWGSC CS RefSeq v2.1, whole genome shotgun sequence genomic sequence AGTTTATCAGCTATCTCATCTTGGTGTGGCAATTTAACTAAACTAGCAGATGTTACCACATGACCAACACCCTCCAGAAACTCAACAATTGTTCCAGAGCAAGAGAAAAAATTCCTGTCTTCTGCAGGGAACAGAAATCAAACTCATTGAGGTATAGCCAAGTTAATACTGACATAAATAATAACCCGCTGCAATAATGTTATATATACCTATAAATGACTGAAGTCCAACCACACATTGAGCAAGTTCCAGTGTGAATTCCTCGACGCTCCAACTTGCGCACTTAAGCACAGATTCTCTCCCAAACTCATCAACGTCAAAGTACGGAACCCATTCAAAAgcttaaaattttcaaaatcaacGCCCTTCACTAAACGCGAGGCATTACGGGATAAACCAAACTTGTTTCCTTCATATAggtatataaataaataaaatggtaAGAGAAGCAAATAACCTGGTGGCTGCTCAGTGACCTCAGCTGCAATAAGTTGGTGCGAGGACTAATTAagttacaaagggaagaacaacttATTTGAAAGAATCAATGAAAGAGGGTGGAATCAAATGCTCACTGACGGGGACTGCCGGCCTCCAGCTCCAGGGCGGGGTGCTGCGGTACTTCTCCGCCTCCTCCTTGCCCTCCGCCGACGCCTCAAATGCGAGCCTCTCCTGAAGCATCTCTTCTCTTAACTTGAGGGCCCTGTCCACAACTTCTTGAGCTTCCTCTCTTTTACTCTGCTTCCTTACGCGTCTGTTTTGGAGGCGTAGGCGTTTGTTTTGGATGTGTGTCTCGCTCGCCCTCCGCTGTTCTTTCTTCGGTGCCTTTGCGGCATCATCGACGTTGCGAAGGTTGTAAAAATCGGTGGTCGATGCCTGTGCCTGAAATTGCCGTGGAGTTACTGCACTACGTACAGTACTTCTCTGTGCGCGGTGATCATTTGGGAGAGGGACATCGATGTCCTTCCCATGATAGGCAGAGGTAAAGAGAGGGGTTTTACCACTTCGGTGTGTTGGCCTTGGCCCGGAGCCGGAGGGGACGCGTGCTCGGGTTCGGCATCCATCGAGACTTGGGATTAGGGTTTGATCGTGATTGCCCGGAGATGCAGATTTGCGGAGAAGAAGGGCCACGAAACGAACCCGTGCCGGTGCCAAAGGCGGCAGGACAAGGGAACTGGTCTGCGGGCTGGCCCGGGTCCAACGACGTCGCTCGGCCCGGTCGATGTGTTCTGTTCCGCCTCGGCTAACCCCCAACCGCCGGCTAGGAGGACTAGGATGGCGTCGCCAACCCCACCGGCCGCGACGGACGCcaccgccggagccggagccggagcggaGATGCCACCCAAGGACGAAGACGCAGGTAGTACAAGTAGAACCGCCGCTTGGACGCCTGCCTGCCTCTGCCTGCCTGCTTGCCTCACGCACGCTTACCTTTTTTTCTCTCTGTTTGTCTCGTGACCTGCCTAGCAATTCGCCTTCGCCGCAGCCTGTTCGGCAGCGACGAGGAGTTGGAGCAGGAGCCGGAGTCGCCCTCGTCGTCCGGCGAGGACTCCGGTGCCAGCGACAGCTCCGAGGACGATTTCACGGAGGAGGGCTTGAGGGCGAGGGACGCGGTGCTGAGCGTGGCCAAGTccgtcgtcgccctcgccgccTCCGTCGGTAACACCTTCGCGGCTTCACCAATTGGGCATTGTGCAATCTGCTGTGTGTTCGCCTCTCGCCTGAGCAATTAATCCGTTGCTGCCTTGCTGATCGGCAGATGGAGATCCCTCGTCCACCTTCGCCTGCACGGGCACCGTGGTCGCTCGCGAGGGCCTTGCGGCCTGGATCATGACCTCTGCAACTCTGATCAGGAAGCACGACAGCGGCACCGAGGTCCATGAACTTTCCAGTGTGAAGGTCGGCCCGATTACCTGAAACTGAGAGTTATCAATACCCGGCAAAAAAAAAACTAAGAGTTATCAATATTATTTCACCGAGTTTCTTTATGTGCTGATTGGTATGTTGCAGATTGAGGTGCTCCTGCCTAACAAAAAGGTTGTCAAGGGGCAGTTGCTGATGTACGATTTGCACTATAATGTCGCCATCGTTTCCGTCGAGTGCGAAGCTGATCTCCTCGTGGCGGTGCTCGCCGACCTCCCGGGCTCCTACTTCCTGACACCTACTCCAGTCGTTTCGGTTGCCTGGAAATTTGAGTCTGGAAGTTTGCAGCTGAAACGTGGGGAGACATTCCGTGCAGTTAGCGAGTTAGATTGCAATGAACTTATGGTCTGCACTTGTCAAATGGAGCCTCAGAGGCAAAACAAGGATAACAGCATTCAGTATATTACGACGGTGAATTCTGCTTCTGCTTGCATTGCATTGATACAAATTAAACTCCATAAGCGCTCACATTCTTTGTATCGATCTTATTGAATAAGTACTTGTTAAAATTGGTACCATTTTCTTCAGATTTTCATTGGGGGTCTTCTGATTGATTTGGAAGGAAGAATTGTTGGTATGAATTTCATAGACGAGAATAAAACTCCCTTTTTGCCTGTCCAGCTTGTTGGGAGATGCCTGAAACATTTCAGAAAGTTTGGGTATGTTTTTCTTTTACTTTGCTCTTGAATTTCTAACAGGATGCATGTAATACATGGGTTGCTCACTCATTTCTGAAGACCAAAACTATAATATGATTACCTGTTGTACTGTAGAATACAATATAGCTGAATGTATCCCATTTTATGAAaccgttattttattttattttgaaatcgAAGGTAATCCATTTTACAGTGATAGAATATAGAGAAAATGATTTTTTGTCATGAGCGCAGGCGAATCAAACAACCATTTCTAGGAATAAGGGGCCGGGGGCTTCACATGTTGGAATTAAAGGACTTGGAGAAAATATGCCACAAGTACCATAAGCCACCTTCTGGAATTCTGGTGGAGAAGGTACTTACCCAACCTCAAGTCTCCAACCCACACTCATCATGCACCTTTTCCAAAACTCCCTCCCTCTCTATTTACTACAATTAGTTTTGTTGGGACACGAAACAAGATAACAAGTATGAGATGACATTATTTAGTACATGATCTGAGGATTTTAGAATTATTTATCTCAGATGTTTGTGTTTTGCACTTTTGCTTTCTCTTACTCTGTCCAATGTTTGCTCTGTATTCAAAATTTCAAATGCATTTCCTAGATTCCTGAAGTATCATCTGCAAATTGTGGAGGCATTGAGGCTGGTGATATCATTAATAAACTTGATGGAGTTGTTTTGCACTCTCCAGCACAGGTATTCTAGAGACAGAAAATGTTCTTGCCACTGCAAATGTGTGAAATAGTATTTCTGCCAAACTAAAAGCGCACCTTCCATTTTTACCGCTGTCACGTTGAGTATCCATAACTTTTGGAGGGAGACCTAGGAAACATGTGAGGTAAATCTTTAGGGTGTTAGACAATTTAAATATGAAACGGAACCATGTTTGGAAGGGTTTTGCGAATTTTTTCCCTTCGATTTTTTGGACTGTTTTAAATTTGAGTTGTTACATAAATGGACGTGTCTTAAATTGGGCGTTGACAAATAGTCCGGTCACAGTATATGTTATGTCATGCAGCCAAACTTCAGAAACATTTGTACTTGCAGTTGTGATCGAAAATTGTATAATGCTGCTATTTTCTTTCTGCTCTTTTGTGGCTTTTTGTCATGGATGGGAATGTGTCTTCTTATGTGAAATGAGAAGCTGCTCCATAAAAAAAAAGGTTGCCGGTTGGATATCTTTAAGTAGCTCACAAAAAAGACAAGTGAAAGCAATATGGCAATTTCATTTCACTTCCTCTACTGATACTTTTCAGTCTTTCTTGTTCTAATTCCTTCATCTTTACCTGGATTTCGGATTTCCATCCATCTGGCTCTCTTGGAAATCTTGACATGGTGTTTTAGTGCTTTTATATGGCAATCAGATTGTGTCCCCGTTTCGAGTTTCCTCGACTTAGTGGAGCTTATTCTTGCGCTTTTATGATATTACCAGCTTACAACAATGCTTCTAGACACAATGGAGGTTGCAGTGAATATGCAGCCAGTCGTCCTCCAGGTTAGTCTAGGACTCTACTTTACCCTGCTTTATGTGTTGTATAATTGTCTTACCATGTTAGTATACCTTTGGGTTGTTAAATAGGCGACTGTCTTGAGACCCAGGGATGGTACAACATTTGTTGCAAACCTAAAAGTAGTGGAATGCCCCCATGGTGAATGCCATATGTTGCTCAAAAACAGGTATGTTGTCTAATTTCTCAGGCAGTCTTAAACTCGAGCATGTCATGTTTTATGGGTGATTTATGTTGTGATTGGTTTCAATTGTAGATGGAGACTGCCACCGCCAAAAGAGTATTGGTGGGGGCCAAGTGAATGGCATGATTACTCCGACTAATTTTTAGCAGCCGACTCGGCAGCACATTGTTAGATAACTTTCCTTTTACGGATGGAGTATTACATCATTCTTAGCGAAAAGAGTATTACGCGGGCTTTGCCGTGGCGGGAACATGTGACGGTACATCAATGGCATGCGagactaaggataaccttgacaaTTTCCTGACACGGCATGGCAACACGAGAAATGCTACACTTATGCGTTGATTCCTACCGAAAGAAGTTATAGGCCGAGTTGTGAAACCTTGATTGGAAATCAGGAGGGAGTGGGACCCGCACTGAAAATCAGGGAGCAAAGAGATTGGTAGTCAGGAGTCTGTAGGTTTCTGTGGGATTCCGCAAGTGTAGAATTATTGATGGCAACGCTGATTCTCTGGCCTCTACGGTTGGTACAGACATTCTGGAATGGGCCTAGGCAATGCTGGCCGCCTCGACACGGTGGTCTGGAAGGCTTTCCTTGGCTTCCTCCCATTGTTTCGCGGCTATACCGAGGTGCGGGTCGGGTCAGGGACGGGGAGAGCACCGCCTTCTGGGAGGATGTCAATACTAGTATCCTGGCCATCTGCTTCCCCGAGCTGTTCTCGCACTTGTGGCGCCCCCATGCTTCTGTTGCTGCTGTCGACGACGAGATCTCcggccacctc encodes the following:
- the LOC123101348 gene encoding putative protease Do-like 14 codes for the protein MASPTPPAATDATAGAGAGAEMPPKDEDAAIRLRRSLFGSDEELEQEPESPSSSGEDSGASDSSEDDFTEEGLRARDAVLSVAKSVVALAASVDGDPSSTFACTGTVVAREGLAAWIMTSATLIRKHDSGTEVHELSSVKIEVLLPNKKVVKGQLLMYDLHYNVAIVSVECEADLLVAVLADLPGSYFLTPTPVVSVAWKFESGSLQLKRGETFRAVSELDCNELMVCTCQMEPQRQNKDNSIQYITTIFIGGLLIDLEGRIVGMNFIDENKTPFLPVQLVGRCLKHFRKFGRIKQPFLGIRGRGLHMLELKDLEKICHKYHKPPSGILVEKIPEVSSANCGGIEAGDIINKLDGVVLHSPAQLTTMLLDTMEVAVNMQPVVLQATVLRPRDGTTFVANLKVVECPHGECHMLLKNRWRLPPPKEYWWGPSEWHDYSD